The proteins below are encoded in one region of Saccopteryx leptura isolate mSacLep1 chromosome 1, mSacLep1_pri_phased_curated, whole genome shotgun sequence:
- the LOC136392283 gene encoding interferon-induced transmembrane protein 3-like: MNREEHEVAILGAPQNSGPVMSTVVNIQTETVVPDHIVWSLFNALFFNPCCLGFVAFAYSVKSRDRKMVGDVIGAQSYASTAKCLNIWALVLGIFVTIGVLVTVIVVVIPALIEIFRRLHN; encoded by the exons ATGAACAGAGAGGAACACGAAGTGGCCATCCTGGGGGCGCCCCAGAACTCGGGACCCGTGATGTCCACCGTGGTCAACATCCAGACCGAGACAGTCGTGCCCGACCACATCGTGTGGTCCCTGTTCAACGCGCTCTTCTTCAACCCCTGCTGCCTGGGCTTCGTGGCCTTCGCCTACTCTGTGAAG TCTAGGGACCGGAAGATGGTGGGCGACGTGATCGGGGCGCAGAGCTACGCGTCCACCGCCAAGTGCCTGAACATCTGGGCCCTGGTCCTGGGCATCTTTGTCACAATTGGTGTCCTCGTCACAGTCATTGTTGTTGTCATCCCTGCCCTGATTGAAATTTTCAGGAGACTTCATAACTGA
- the LOC136392430 gene encoding interferon-induced transmembrane protein 3-like, with protein sequence MNRNFQPFLASPHTGASPPYDVLKEEHEVMMLGASQSSAPLRTTVVNIQTETAVPDHIVWSLFNTLFLNPFCLGFVAFAYSVKSRDRKMVGDVIGAQSYASTAKCLNIWALILGIFGIIGVIVAAIVFAIVQVHN encoded by the exons ATGAACCGCAATTTCCAGCCTTTCCTCGCTAGCCCGCACACCGGAGCCTCCCCACCCTATGACGTGCTCAAGGAGGAGCACGAGGTGATGATGCTGGGGGCGTCCCAGAGCTCGGCACCCCTGAGGACCACCGTGGTCAACATCCAGACTGAGACCGCCGTGCCCGACCACATCGTCTGGTCGCTGTTCAACACGCTCTTCCTCAACCCCTTCTGCCTGGGCTTCGTGGCCTTCGCCTACTCAGTGAAG TCTAGGGACCGGAAGATGGTGGGCGACGTGATCGGGGCGCAGAGCTACGCGTCCACCGCCAAGTGCCTGAACATCTGGGCCCTGATCCTGGGCATCTTTGGCATAATTGGTGTCATCGTCGCAGCCATTGTTTTTGCCATAGTACAGGTTCATAACTAA
- the LOC136392570 gene encoding interferon-induced transmembrane protein 3-like, translating to MIKEEHEVAILGAPQNSGPVMSTVVNIQTETVVPDHIVWSLFNALFLNPCCLGFVAFAYSVKSRDRKMVRDRIGAQSYASTAKCLNIWALLLGLLSIIILIIIFATGSLMVSHLPYDIMKSQKGHY from the exons ATGATCAAGGAGGAACACGAAGTGGCCATCCTGGGGGCGCCCCAGAACTCGGGACCCGTGATGTCCACCGTGGTCAACATCCAGACCGAGACGGTCGTGCCCGACCACATCGTGTGGTCCCTGTTCAACGCGCTCTTCCTCAACCCCTGCTGCCTGGGCTTCGTGGCCTTCGCCTACTCTGTGAAG TCTAGGGACCGGAAGATGGTGCGTGACAGGATCGGGGCGCAGAGCTACGCGTCCACCGCCAAGTGCCTGAACATCTGGGCCCTGCTCCTGGGCCTCTTGTCCATCATCATTTTGATCATTATATTTGCAACTGGCTCCCTGATGGTTTCACATTTACCCTATGACATTATGAAGAGTCAGAAAGGCCACTACTAG